From a region of the Gossypium raimondii isolate GPD5lz chromosome 10, ASM2569854v1, whole genome shotgun sequence genome:
- the LOC105775686 gene encoding disease resistance protein At4g27190-like: MDIVIATVGSIVSKAVEYTISPIKNHVKYLSNHQQYVETLKDRAERLKHARDRVQHSVDAAKRNGEEIEGDVGKWLSAVDKKIPEQVEKVMQDEEKAKKKCFIGLCPNFRTRYKLSLKAEEEAKAVAELLEHDKFERVSYRAAPQGIMVAPVKGYEEFESRTSILNGIMEALKDDSVSVVGVHGIGGIGKTTLVKEIARKVKDKLFDSVVIATVTQAIDIEKIQNQIADFLGLKFEEQSMVGKAFRLRERLKKEERILVVLDDIWEKVDIEEVGIPLGDEHKGCKLLLTSRELNVLSNEMDAQKNFPIGFLNEKEAWDLFKKMAGNCDESCDLKPIAMEVAKKCAGLPIAIATVARALRNKKLFEWKMLHENWRCLRQATSRG, encoded by the coding sequence ATGGATATTGTTATTGCCACCGTTGGCTCTATTGTCTCTAAAGCTGTAGAGTATACGATCTCTCCTATCAAAAACCATGTCAAATACCTTTCCAATCATCAGCAATATGTTGAGACCCTCAAGGACCGAGCTGAGAGGCTGAAACATGCAAGGGACAGAGTGCAGCATTCTGTTGATGCGGCTAAACGAAACGGTGAAGAGATCGAAGGTGATGTTGGCAAATGGCTGTCTGCAGTCGATAAAAAGATCCCTGAACAAGTAGAGAAAGTGATGCAAGATgaagaaaaagcaaagaaaaagtgTTTCATTGGTTTGTGTCCTAATTTCAGGACTCGTTACAAGCTTAGCCTGAAAGCTGAAGAGGAGGCAAAGGCTGTTGCCGAGCTACTTGAACATGACAAGTTTGAAAGGGTTTCCTATCGTGCAGCTCCGCAAGGTATCATGGTTGCACCAGTTAAAGGTTATGAGGAATTCGAGTCAAGAACGTCGATTTTGAACGGAATAATGGAGGCACTAAAAGATGATAGCGTCAGCGTTGTTGGGGTGCATGGTATAGGTGGGATTGGAAAAACAACACTGGTCAAAGAAATTGCTAGAAAGGTCAAGGACAAGTTGTTTGATTCGGTTGTCATAGCAACCGTAACTCAAGCCATTGATATTGAGAAGATTCAGAACCAAATTGCAGACTTCTTGGGCTTGAAATTTGAGGAACAGAGTATGGTTGGAAAGGCATTTCGACTAAGAGAAAGATTGAAGAAAGAGGAGAGGATTCTGGTTGTCCTGGATGACATTTGGGAAAAGGTTGATATTGAGGAAGTAGGGATTCCTTTGGGAGATGAACACAAGGGCTGCAAATTACTATTAACTTCTAGAGAGCTCAATGTTTTATCAAATGAGATGGATGCTCAGAAAAATTTTCCCATTGGGTTTTTAAATGAAAAGGAAGCCTGGGACCTGTTCAAGAAGATGGCTGGCAACTGTGATGAAAGTTGCGATTTGAAGCCTATAGCTATGGAGGTAGCCAAAAAATGTGCAGGACTGCCGATAGCCATTGCGACAGTTGCAAGGGCTTTGAGAAacaaaaaattgtttgaatGGAAGATGCTTCACGAGAACTGGAGATGCCTTCGTCAAGCAACTTCACGGGGATAA